A part of Streptomyces sp. NBC_01210 genomic DNA contains:
- a CDS encoding helix-turn-helix domain-containing protein — protein MAPFPSSSVQAARSALAARLRDLRLDAGLTGRELAAQAVWQPSKVSRLENAKTPPSDADIRMWCRVCGAEDQAPDLIAASRTAESMYVQWRRLQRSGLRRLQESRVPLYERTRVFRVYCASVVPGLLQTDEYATSLLTNITEFHGTPDDVGEAVAARLARSRVIREGDHRFAFLLEESVLRHVVGGVETMAGQLGYLLASMAFPAVSLGIIPAGAPRKMWTLETFNVFDEDRVHVELLTAAVSVTAPGEVAQYVGAFAAMAELAVYGSAARARITAAIDSLG, from the coding sequence ATGGCCCCGTTCCCGTCGTCCAGCGTCCAGGCTGCCCGTAGCGCGCTCGCTGCGCGCCTGCGGGATCTCCGGCTAGATGCTGGGCTGACGGGTCGGGAGCTGGCAGCACAAGCCGTCTGGCAGCCGTCGAAGGTGTCGCGGCTGGAGAACGCTAAGACGCCTCCGTCGGACGCCGACATTCGCATGTGGTGCCGCGTGTGCGGAGCAGAGGATCAGGCGCCCGACCTGATTGCCGCGAGCCGGACGGCTGAGTCGATGTACGTCCAGTGGCGACGGCTGCAGCGCTCCGGCCTGCGCCGGCTCCAGGAGTCCCGCGTCCCGCTGTATGAGCGCACCCGCGTGTTTCGCGTCTACTGCGCCAGCGTCGTCCCCGGACTGCTCCAGACTGACGAGTATGCAACGTCGCTCCTGACGAACATCACGGAGTTTCACGGAACGCCGGACGACGTCGGGGAGGCGGTTGCGGCACGGCTCGCACGGTCGCGCGTGATCAGGGAAGGCGATCACCGGTTCGCCTTCCTACTCGAAGAGTCCGTCCTCCGACACGTGGTCGGGGGAGTGGAGACCATGGCGGGACAACTGGGCTATCTGCTCGCGTCCATGGCGTTCCCTGCCGTATCGCTCGGGATCATCCCTGCGGGCGCCCCGCGGAAGATGTGGACGTTGGAGACGTTCAACGTCTTCGACGAGGACAGAGTTCACGTGGAGCTGCTGACGGCAGCCGTCAGTGTGACAGCCCCGGGAGAAGTCGCTCAGTACGTCGGCGCCTTCGCGGCGATGGCTGAGCTGGCCGTGTACGGGTCTGCGGCTCGGGCACGCATCACTGCCGCGATTGACTCGCTCGGGTGA
- a CDS encoding DUF6879 family protein codes for MPQKVPSFAELLANCQRSAVHLEMRDVYGVADEDADFAAWKAGHRYDLDDRSTWWNGFHDVVAEAVGRGAVVRRARIVSEPVTDYIRYEHACTAQNIAAGEQVRWLPRRMASDLMLPGNDLWIFDDRLIRFGLFSGDGAFIGHELEEAPDVVKQCAASFEAVWGRAVPHEDYRV; via the coding sequence ATGCCGCAGAAGGTTCCGTCCTTCGCTGAGTTGCTGGCCAACTGCCAGCGCTCCGCCGTGCACCTGGAGATGCGAGACGTCTACGGGGTCGCGGACGAAGACGCGGACTTCGCGGCATGGAAGGCAGGACACCGCTATGACCTGGACGACCGGTCGACGTGGTGGAACGGCTTCCATGACGTCGTGGCCGAAGCGGTAGGGCGCGGCGCCGTTGTACGTCGTGCCCGCATCGTCTCGGAGCCAGTCACCGACTACATCCGGTACGAGCATGCATGCACCGCGCAGAACATCGCGGCCGGCGAGCAAGTGCGCTGGCTGCCACGTCGGATGGCGTCGGACTTGATGCTGCCTGGCAACGATCTGTGGATCTTTGACGACCGACTGATCCGGTTCGGTCTGTTCTCTGGCGACGGCGCGTTCATCGGGCACGAGCTGGAAGAGGCGCCGGACGTCGTCAAGCAATGTGCAGCGTCCTTCGAGGCAGTGTGGGGCCGCGCGGTCCCGCACGAGGACTACCGGGTCTGA
- a CDS encoding peptidoglycan DD-metalloendopeptidase family protein, which produces MGEALKAQSAAQKDTTQATNAGANAGVQASQRALQMASAQQALASAHRQAATSIANANDGVARAERSLADAQRAELQAQEQLTTARKTAAQQLRDLNAQLEEGALSQREAALRVREAEQRLQEVRKDPKASQLQRDEAQLTYDQAKLHAKQQSQDYKDLQKSAAEQRKAGVEGSDVVRRAQERVAAAHRNTADQAAALVKATKAVATAQVQAADAIKSAERGIAAARLSASKVTATATTKQDEYQRALAKLTPSQRELYDSIAGPRGIKSAFDAWQKSLQPATLPIFTRAVDGAKASLPGLTPLVLAASSAIKTLMDKASAELKTPFWQGFKKDIAESAKPAIVGLGVAFGNVLKGMAGVIDAFLPHMDGISSTMQRITGRFADWAKNLKGSPEFEGFLQYVKDNGPPLAEFLGKILTAMLDFSKAVAPLSTALFKVVGPLFDAISWLATEMPGLVQTLWVLYAVNKAITLGMAAFGIAMGIYNTAVALAALETWSWSAALAATGIVPLIMAIVVAVAALVAGIIWAYHNVGWFRTAVDTTWAAIKTSTEFLWTKVLQPVFSGIWTALKAIGDIAVWLWENALRPSFDFIGKAAQFLFTALVTLVLLPAYLAFKALGVIGMWLWDNALGPAFRGIGDAAMWLWNNALSPAFTWIGDKAKWLYDKAIGPALKEAKKTFDALGAAGKWLWEKVLSPVFGWIGDKAGWLYNKAIKPAFDNIKKAVQVVSDSFEDGRKAIKKAWDQIQGIAKEPVRFILKYVYNGGIVPLWNKVADITGAKQLKPLNLDKFATGGIMSGYSPGRDDRVIAVGGGEAIMRPEWTRAVGADRINEWNAAARSGGISGVQRAISAGMPAFKDGGVVGWLKNKGSAVGDFFSGAADFLDPTKVFGNAKSYVKDQLKPILANPWARSLAEMPGKMLTALKDKALDFLGFGGGDGGGLWTKPVNVPYGTPFGKAGSMWSSGHHTGLDFPAAVGTIIKAVADGKVSQATGGGPYGNHVMINHGGGLASLYAHMSQMLTSVGKSVKQGQAIGRVGATGNVTGPHLHLEARRNGKAVDPMQFLTGGGGTAFNAKAAGSAQAYAKNILGNYGWGPSQFGPLKELWMHESGWRWNALNPTSGAYGIPQALPAEKMASEGADWRKNPATQIRWGLDYIKHRPDYGSPAAAWAKWQSRSPHWYDEGGMLPTGLSLVVNGTGKPEPVFTSAQWDTLRANAGQGGTAPNITVENHVWVGDREITEIVDHRIVVHTDAVAGAIDVGRNL; this is translated from the coding sequence GTGGGGGAGGCACTGAAGGCGCAGAGCGCCGCGCAGAAGGACACCACGCAGGCGACGAACGCGGGAGCCAACGCCGGCGTTCAGGCGTCGCAGCGAGCGCTTCAGATGGCCTCCGCCCAACAGGCACTCGCCTCCGCCCACCGTCAGGCGGCTACCTCCATAGCCAACGCCAACGACGGCGTGGCACGCGCAGAACGCAGCCTCGCTGACGCGCAGCGCGCGGAGCTCCAGGCACAGGAGCAGCTGACGACGGCTCGGAAGACGGCTGCTCAGCAGCTGCGGGACCTGAACGCCCAGCTGGAGGAAGGTGCACTCTCCCAGAGGGAGGCTGCACTCCGCGTCAGGGAAGCAGAGCAGCGCCTCCAGGAGGTCCGTAAGGATCCGAAGGCATCGCAGCTTCAGCGTGACGAAGCGCAACTGACGTACGACCAGGCCAAGCTTCACGCGAAGCAGCAGTCGCAGGACTACAAGGATCTGCAGAAGTCGGCCGCGGAGCAGCGGAAGGCCGGCGTCGAAGGCTCTGACGTCGTCCGCCGGGCGCAGGAACGCGTAGCCGCCGCGCATCGCAATACCGCGGATCAGGCTGCAGCCCTCGTCAAGGCGACGAAGGCCGTAGCGACCGCGCAGGTACAGGCGGCCGACGCCATCAAGTCCGCGGAGCGCGGCATAGCCGCTGCCCGGCTGTCCGCGTCGAAGGTGACCGCCACGGCGACGACGAAGCAGGACGAGTATCAGCGGGCACTCGCGAAGCTGACACCATCACAGCGCGAGCTGTACGACTCCATAGCCGGGCCGCGTGGCATCAAGAGCGCGTTCGATGCGTGGCAGAAGAGCCTTCAGCCGGCGACGCTCCCCATCTTCACGAGGGCCGTCGACGGAGCGAAAGCCTCGCTGCCCGGACTGACGCCGCTCGTCCTGGCAGCATCGTCGGCAATCAAGACGCTGATGGACAAGGCTTCCGCAGAGCTCAAGACGCCGTTCTGGCAGGGCTTCAAGAAGGACATAGCCGAGAGCGCTAAGCCTGCCATTGTCGGGCTTGGAGTCGCCTTCGGGAACGTGCTGAAGGGCATGGCAGGCGTCATCGACGCCTTCCTACCGCACATGGATGGCATCTCGTCGACGATGCAGCGGATCACGGGACGATTCGCGGACTGGGCTAAGAACCTGAAGGGCTCTCCGGAGTTCGAGGGATTCCTTCAGTACGTGAAGGATAACGGGCCCCCGCTCGCGGAGTTCCTGGGCAAGATCCTCACGGCCATGCTCGACTTCTCGAAGGCCGTTGCGCCACTTTCGACGGCGTTGTTCAAGGTCGTTGGACCGTTGTTCGACGCCATTTCGTGGTTGGCGACGGAAATGCCTGGCCTCGTCCAAACTCTTTGGGTGTTGTACGCGGTAAACAAGGCCATCACCCTCGGAATGGCTGCGTTTGGCATCGCGATGGGCATCTACAACACAGCCGTTGCGCTTGCCGCACTGGAAACGTGGAGTTGGTCCGCGGCGTTGGCTGCTACGGGAATTGTCCCGCTGATCATGGCGATTGTGGTAGCTGTCGCTGCGCTCGTCGCGGGGATCATCTGGGCGTACCACAACGTCGGTTGGTTTCGCACTGCAGTCGATACGACGTGGGCGGCTATCAAGACGTCGACAGAGTTCCTCTGGACGAAGGTGCTGCAGCCCGTATTCTCCGGAATATGGACGGCACTTAAGGCCATCGGTGACATTGCCGTGTGGCTGTGGGAAAACGCACTCCGCCCGTCCTTCGACTTCATCGGCAAGGCCGCTCAGTTCCTGTTCACCGCTCTGGTAACGCTCGTCCTTCTGCCTGCGTACCTGGCGTTCAAGGCTCTCGGCGTAATCGGAATGTGGCTGTGGGATAACGCGCTAGGCCCGGCGTTCCGTGGCATCGGCGACGCGGCAATGTGGCTGTGGAACAACGCGCTCAGTCCCGCCTTCACCTGGATCGGTGACAAGGCAAAGTGGCTGTACGACAAGGCTATCGGGCCTGCGCTGAAGGAAGCCAAGAAGACTTTCGACGCCCTCGGCGCCGCTGGAAAGTGGCTGTGGGAGAAAGTCCTCAGCCCGGTATTCGGGTGGATTGGCGACAAGGCGGGATGGCTGTACAACAAGGCCATCAAGCCGGCATTCGACAACATCAAAAAGGCCGTACAGGTCGTCAGTGATTCCTTCGAAGATGGCAGGAAGGCCATCAAGAAGGCGTGGGATCAGATCCAGGGCATTGCCAAGGAGCCAGTTAGGTTCATCCTCAAGTACGTTTACAACGGCGGAATTGTGCCGTTGTGGAACAAGGTTGCGGATATTACCGGTGCCAAGCAACTGAAGCCACTGAACCTAGACAAGTTCGCAACGGGCGGCATCATGTCCGGGTACTCCCCGGGACGAGATGACCGTGTCATCGCCGTGGGTGGCGGTGAGGCCATCATGCGCCCGGAGTGGACGCGCGCAGTTGGCGCGGACCGAATCAACGAGTGGAACGCAGCTGCCCGTTCCGGCGGAATCAGCGGCGTTCAGCGAGCCATCTCCGCGGGCATGCCGGCCTTCAAGGACGGCGGAGTTGTCGGGTGGCTGAAGAACAAGGGAAGCGCGGTCGGAGACTTCTTCTCCGGTGCCGCGGACTTCCTGGATCCGACGAAGGTTTTCGGCAACGCGAAGAGCTACGTCAAGGATCAGCTGAAGCCGATTCTAGCGAATCCGTGGGCACGCTCACTGGCAGAGATGCCCGGGAAAATGCTGACGGCCCTGAAGGATAAGGCGCTCGACTTCCTGGGCTTCGGCGGAGGCGACGGCGGGGGACTGTGGACGAAGCCCGTCAACGTCCCCTACGGCACGCCGTTCGGTAAGGCCGGTTCGATGTGGAGCTCCGGTCATCACACGGGCCTGGACTTCCCTGCAGCCGTCGGGACGATCATCAAGGCCGTGGCCGACGGAAAGGTCAGCCAGGCGACGGGCGGAGGCCCGTACGGCAATCACGTCATGATCAACCATGGCGGGGGACTGGCCTCCCTGTACGCGCACATGTCGCAGATGCTGACGTCGGTTGGTAAGTCCGTGAAGCAAGGACAGGCCATCGGACGAGTCGGCGCAACCGGCAACGTCACCGGGCCACACCTCCACCTGGAGGCGCGCCGGAACGGCAAGGCCGTCGATCCCATGCAGTTCCTGACGGGTGGCGGGGGAACCGCGTTCAACGCGAAGGCTGCGGGCTCTGCTCAGGCTTACGCGAAGAACATCCTCGGCAACTACGGATGGGGGCCATCGCAGTTCGGTCCACTGAAGGAATTGTGGATGCACGAATCGGGATGGCGTTGGAACGCGCTCAACCCGACGTCCGGCGCCTACGGCATCCCGCAGGCTCTGCCCGCGGAGAAGATGGCATCCGAGGGCGCTGACTGGCGGAAGAACCCTGCCACGCAGATCCGTTGGGGCCTGGACTACATCAAACACCGCCCGGACTACGGCAGCCCCGCAGCCGCGTGGGCGAAGTGGCAGTCCAGGTCACCGCATTGGTACGACGAAGGCGGCATGCTCCCCACGGGGCTCTCTCTCGTCGTCAACGGAACCGGAAAGCCGGAGCCCGTATTCACCTCCGCTCAGTGGGACACCCTGCGTGCGAACGCCGGCCAGGGCGGCACTGCGCCGAACATCACGGTCGAAAACCACGTGTGGGTTGGAGACCGTGAGATCACGGAAATCGTCGATCACCGCATCGTCGTCCACACGGACGCTGTAGCCGGTGCGATCGACGTCGGCCGCAACCTCTGA
- the istA gene encoding IS21 family transposase: MSRAELFAAIRRDRRLDPELSQRALGEKYGVHRRTVRQALNSAVPPPRKKPVPRATVLDPAKGWIDAMLREDLTAPRKQKHTARRIHQRLAQEYGFDQASYSTVCDYLLVRRPQIEAEAREGHRHLDGMVPQVHLPGEEAEVDFADVWVRLAGEVVRCHLFTLRMSYSGKAVHRVYASQAQESFMEGHVEAFNVLGGVPARHIRYDNLKPAVNRICTGRSRVESERWLNFRAHYGFDAFYCIPGQEGAHEKGGVEHEGGRFRRTHLVPVPEVASLGELNEKIAAIDAAEDARILSGRLTTIGFNFAAETDQLVPLPFEEFECGITLTPKVDRSSRITVRQCHYSVPARFIGQNVRVLLRGNELLVFERRTIVARHPRLTRRGEFRDELDHYLEILLAKPGAMAGSTALATARQNGSFTEVHEAFWAAARTAHGDAAGTRALIEILLLHRRMPAEAVQLGMAAAIRAGAVTADVVAVEARKAAAQAPDPAEEVDDGDDPPPWAEPSGVVSLTARRAQLPEDKRPLPTVSHYDQLLTRQPKGTA, encoded by the coding sequence TTGTCGCGGGCTGAGTTGTTCGCCGCGATCCGGAGGGACAGACGTCTCGATCCGGAGCTGTCGCAGCGGGCTCTCGGGGAGAAGTACGGAGTGCACCGGCGGACGGTGCGGCAGGCTTTGAATTCGGCGGTTCCGCCGCCCAGGAAGAAACCGGTGCCGCGGGCGACGGTCCTGGACCCGGCCAAGGGCTGGATCGACGCGATGCTGCGGGAGGACCTCACTGCACCGCGCAAGCAGAAGCACACCGCCCGGCGGATCCATCAGCGGCTCGCGCAGGAATACGGCTTCGACCAGGCGTCGTACTCGACGGTCTGCGACTACCTCCTGGTCCGGCGGCCGCAGATCGAGGCCGAGGCCCGGGAGGGGCACCGGCATTTGGACGGGATGGTCCCTCAGGTGCATCTTCCCGGCGAGGAGGCGGAAGTTGACTTCGCTGACGTGTGGGTCCGGCTGGCGGGCGAGGTGGTCAGGTGCCACCTGTTCACGCTGCGGATGTCGTACTCGGGCAAGGCCGTCCACCGGGTCTATGCCTCGCAGGCCCAGGAGTCCTTCATGGAGGGGCATGTCGAGGCGTTCAACGTGCTGGGCGGGGTGCCGGCCCGGCACATCCGTTACGACAATCTGAAGCCGGCGGTCAACCGGATCTGCACCGGCCGCAGCCGGGTGGAGTCGGAGCGGTGGCTCAACTTCCGCGCCCACTACGGCTTCGACGCCTTCTACTGCATCCCCGGCCAGGAAGGCGCCCACGAGAAGGGCGGAGTCGAACACGAGGGCGGACGCTTCCGCCGCACGCACCTCGTCCCGGTCCCCGAGGTTGCCTCGCTGGGCGAACTGAACGAGAAGATCGCCGCGATCGACGCAGCTGAGGACGCACGGATCCTGTCGGGCAGGCTGACCACCATCGGCTTCAACTTCGCTGCTGAGACGGACCAGTTGGTGCCGCTGCCGTTCGAGGAATTCGAGTGCGGCATCACGCTGACCCCGAAGGTCGACCGCAGCAGCCGGATTACGGTCCGCCAGTGCCACTACTCGGTGCCTGCCCGGTTCATCGGGCAGAACGTGCGCGTGCTGCTGCGGGGCAATGAACTGCTGGTGTTCGAGCGGCGGACGATCGTGGCCCGTCACCCGCGGCTGACCCGGCGGGGCGAGTTCCGCGACGAACTCGATCACTACCTGGAGATCCTGCTGGCCAAGCCGGGCGCCATGGCCGGCTCCACCGCGCTGGCAACTGCCCGGCAGAACGGCTCGTTCACCGAGGTCCACGAGGCGTTCTGGGCCGCGGCCCGCACCGCGCATGGAGACGCGGCCGGGACCAGGGCCCTGATCGAGATTCTGCTGCTGCACCGGCGGATGCCAGCTGAGGCGGTCCAGCTGGGCATGGCAGCCGCGATCCGGGCGGGCGCCGTCACCGCGGACGTGGTGGCCGTCGAGGCCCGCAAGGCAGCCGCGCAGGCACCTGATCCGGCTGAGGAGGTGGACGACGGGGACGATCCGCCGCCGTGGGCCGAGCCCAGCGGGGTGGTGTCACTGACAGCCCGCAGGGCCCAGCTTCCCGAGGACAAGCGCCCGTTGCCGACCGTGAGCCACTACGACCAGCTCCTGACCCGCCAACCGAAAGGCACTGCATGA
- the istB gene encoding IS21-like element helper ATPase IstB, translated as MSTTAAPTRQHVPPPRRDVGPEEAVDTAIDEACRSLHLPTIRSRVGEMADEAMRQRSSYKDFLADLLEAECAEREERRKQRLVRDANFPRPKRLEDFDFTENPNVTPELVGTLADPAWVKAGQPLCLIGDSGTGKSHLLIGIGTAMAEAGLKVRYTTTVNLVNELAEAADEKKLARTIARYGRVDLLCLDEFGYLDLDKAGAKLLFQIFTEREERRAIAIASNAPFSEWKQTFTDPRLCTAIVDRVTFNAHIVETGTDSYRFAQSQKKRRR; from the coding sequence ATGAGCACGACCGCTGCACCGACCCGCCAGCACGTCCCGCCGCCCCGTCGGGATGTCGGACCGGAGGAGGCCGTGGACACGGCCATCGACGAGGCATGCCGCAGCCTGCACCTACCCACCATCCGCAGCCGGGTCGGGGAGATGGCCGATGAGGCGATGCGCCAGCGGTCCAGCTATAAGGACTTCCTCGCCGACCTGCTGGAAGCCGAGTGCGCCGAACGCGAGGAACGGCGCAAACAGCGGCTGGTCAGAGACGCCAATTTCCCCCGGCCCAAGCGGCTGGAGGACTTCGACTTCACCGAGAACCCGAACGTCACGCCGGAGCTTGTCGGCACCCTGGCGGACCCGGCCTGGGTCAAGGCCGGGCAGCCGCTCTGTCTGATCGGCGACTCCGGCACCGGCAAGTCCCACCTGCTCATCGGGATCGGCACCGCCATGGCCGAGGCTGGGCTCAAGGTCCGCTACACGACCACGGTCAACCTGGTCAACGAGCTCGCGGAAGCCGCCGACGAGAAGAAGCTGGCCCGCACCATCGCGCGCTACGGCCGCGTTGACCTGCTCTGTCTGGACGAGTTCGGCTATCTCGATCTGGACAAGGCCGGAGCCAAACTGCTGTTCCAGATCTTCACCGAGCGCGAAGAACGGAGGGCTATCGCCATCGCGTCGAACGCTCCGTTCTCCGAGTGGAAGCAGACCTTCACTGACCCCCGGCTCTGCACGGCAATCGTCGACCGCGTCACCTTCAACGCGCACATCGTCGAGACCGGCACCGACTCCTACCGCTTCGCCCAGAGTCAGAAGAAACGGCGCCGCTGA